Part of the Paenibacillus kyungheensis genome, CAACGGCAAAGCATGAAACCGATGATGCTCAATCGTAGAGCGTAGTTGTTCAGCGATTTGACTGGATCGTTGTTCATCCGTATCAGGTAGCAGAATAGCAAATTCGTCACCACCATATCTTCCAAATATCGCTTGTTCCTCTAACTGCTCTGTCACAAGTATCGCCATATCACGCAATACCCGATCGCCAATATGATGACCGTATGTATCGTTGATCGCTTTATAATGATCGATATCAAATAAAAGGTACGATACGGATTGCTGCTTTTTGGCTAATTCATAGATACAATTTTTACTTTCGATCATAAATGTCCGCCGATTTAGTATACCTGTTAGATCGTCATAACTGGCAATACGCAGTAGATCGACATCTGCTTGCTCTTTGGATAACAGCACAAAACCGGTATTTCCCAAAATCATAATCAAATACAGCGACAGAAACGTAAACGTCTGATACATCCCTGTTGTAAATAATCCAACAACAGCACCAAAATACATAGCAAACACAGTTCTAAACCATAGACTAATCACAACAATACTATACAAATAACCCATCAAATGCTGAAGTGAAGATGCTTTTCGATCTGAGATCATACGGTAGGCGGGATAAAGGATAAACAAAGAGGTGGCGATAGAAGCATAAATAATACGAGTCGTTTCTGTTACACCTAAGAAGTAAATTGATACAAAACCAATAATCGTTATCGTAGTATAGCCCATATACAGATTGCGAATTTGTTTAGAAAACGCTTTTTGCAACACTAGAAACGAAGCTGTCTCCAAAGCGGCACCGATAAATAAAAAAGAATTAGCAACTGCAATTGAGAAAAAATCAGGAGCAGTATTGCGAAAAATCAACATAAACCATGCGATAGCCTGTACCCATTTAGAAAGGTAAAACATGTTAACAGCACGATCTTTCATATAATTCTGACGATATGCACGGATCAAGATGACAGTAAAAATGTGTCCAAATACAAGTGAAATGAACACTGTTTTCATATCCAGATTGAAATCCATCTGTTTTATTCACACACCTTAACCAATGAAATGTAATTACCTATCAGTATAACAAGTTTTGAGCGACGTAAATAGTCAAATAATTCCCCAAATTGAAATAAATAAACAGTAGTATGACAGGTATTTCTCTAATTAATATGTAACTAATAATATTTCTTTTCTATCTGCGTCTTTTCAGGTACAATGCTTGAGGTATGTCTGACGACAGTGAGGGATACCTAACAATTATTGGAGGCTAAATTCCTTATGCAAACTTCTTCGCAAACTCATGTTAAGATCATCAATGCTGATCCTAGCGCACTCGGCCTGTTCGGTCTGGCTATTGTTACTCTGGTAGCTTCTTCTCAAAAGCTAGGTCTAACGACAGGACTCAGCTATGCTATTCCCTGGGCGATCTTTCTGGGCGCTTGCGCTCAATTATTCGCTTGTATTCAAGATTCCAAGCGAAACAATACATTTGGTACGACGGCATTTGGAGCATTTGCTTTCTTTTGGTTCGCGATGGCAGGCAACTGGATGATCAAAATGGGCGTATTCGGCACTGCTCTAGCCAATGATGTAGATGGTAAGCAACTAGGCTTTGCTTTTGCCGGTTATCTTGTTTTTGTACTCTTTATGACGATCGGTGCCATGGAGACACACAAAGTATTATTTATTATTTTCTGCTTGATCGATCTGTTATTCCTCGGACTCACCTTTGATGCGTTTGGTGTGGCTCCTCATATTTTCCATACACTTGCTGCTTATGCAGAGATGGGTATTGGGATTATGTCTTTATACGGTACAGGTGCATTGGTATTGAATACTCATTTTGGCAAAACATTTTTACCTATTGGTAAGCCATTTGGTATTTTCAAAGACCATAACTAAGTATTGTTCTCTATAACCAAGCACCCATTAAGCACCAATCAACACATGCGATTATTCTATTGCATGTGTTTTTTTATATCTATAGTGTGAGACTTTATCTGCGAGAAAGTACAATAACTATACGCCTACTTTATAAATATAAATTTTGGTACGGTGAATATCGACACATTGTACAATCTTTTCAGGTGTCCAATCGGGCAATGCAAAATAGACACTAATAATATATGTATACGCTACAGCACGTTCACGCAAAATCGTACTCAATTGCTTCATAGCTCCCGGAAACAAATAACACACAATAATATTTGCTTCTTCATAAGGGTATTGATACATATCTCCACGAATAAATGTAAGTGGCACTTTCTCAAACTTGGCCCACCATTTAGAAATCCAAAAAGGCACTACCGAATTTTCGATACCGATCACATGATAATTCGGGATATGTTTGGCTAAAAATATCGCTAACGTTCCCCAGCCTGAACCGGTTTCTACAATAGTTTTTTGACGTGCTTGGTATTCCATATGTTGTTGGATAATCGAATATTGTTGCGCAGGATCATCTGTTTCTAATTTGAAAAGCGGATGATCTAATTCTTGTACTTTAGACAAACGCAACACTTCTTCAGCTACTTTACTTCGCAACAATAATGATGCTGGTAATGGGGAGATGCCATTACGCCAGCTATAATACACAATCGACAATACAGCCAGTAGTGCAATAACAAGCAATACCGTCGATATAATCAATGATCCTGTATCCATACACTTCCCACCTTTTTTGTAACATGTAGTCTATTCATGATACAATTCTAAGCCAATAAATTCCAGTTTCTTCTCTACTATTCAATAAATACATAAAAGACCGCTCCTCCTGTATCGAAGAGCGGTCTTTTATTATTATCGTCTTTTGGACTAGACAGGTTATTATCCTTTGATCGATCCACCCAATAGACCACGTACAAAGTACTTCTGTAATGCAAAGAATACAGCAAGTGGTGTTAGCATAGAGACAAATGCCGCTGCTGTTAACAGATGCCAGTCACTACCACGCGAACCAACCATATTCGCAATATTCATTGACAATACCTGTACTTCCGG contains:
- a CDS encoding GGDEF domain-containing protein — protein: MDFNLDMKTVFISLVFGHIFTVILIRAYRQNYMKDRAVNMFYLSKWVQAIAWFMLIFRNTAPDFFSIAVANSFLFIGAALETASFLVLQKAFSKQIRNLYMGYTTITIIGFVSIYFLGVTETTRIIYASIATSLFILYPAYRMISDRKASSLQHLMGYLYSIVVISLWFRTVFAMYFGAVVGLFTTGMYQTFTFLSLYLIMILGNTGFVLLSKEQADVDLLRIASYDDLTGILNRRTFMIESKNCIYELAKKQQSVSYLLFDIDHYKAINDTYGHHIGDRVLRDMAILVTEQLEEQAIFGRYGGDEFAILLPDTDEQRSSQIAEQLRSTIEHHRFHALPLSYTISVGVVTVSATKETQLSMLYQHSDRALYEAKYAGRNRTARSLVMVQEESG
- a CDS encoding acetate uptake transporter — encoded protein: MQTSSQTHVKIINADPSALGLFGLAIVTLVASSQKLGLTTGLSYAIPWAIFLGACAQLFACIQDSKRNNTFGTTAFGAFAFFWFAMAGNWMIKMGVFGTALANDVDGKQLGFAFAGYLVFVLFMTIGAMETHKVLFIIFCLIDLLFLGLTFDAFGVAPHIFHTLAAYAEMGIGIMSLYGTGALVLNTHFGKTFLPIGKPFGIFKDHN
- a CDS encoding class I SAM-dependent methyltransferase: MDTGSLIISTVLLVIALLAVLSIVYYSWRNGISPLPASLLLRSKVAEEVLRLSKVQELDHPLFKLETDDPAQQYSIIQQHMEYQARQKTIVETGSGWGTLAIFLAKHIPNYHVIGIENSVVPFWISKWWAKFEKVPLTFIRGDMYQYPYEEANIIVCYLFPGAMKQLSTILRERAVAYTYIISVYFALPDWTPEKIVQCVDIHRTKIYIYKVGV